A genome region from Streptomyces pratensis includes the following:
- a CDS encoding ABC transporter permease, protein MATAQATARTASGPPGSRSLAAMRDRPALGKILLLLVIAAVAVPFAHARWGGGVWPGALTVDLSGPLGEVNDWIIGNRDSHPLFLHFFGHISNAVVLSVRGVYLALLALGWAGVTAVAALVAWRTAGWRLALTAGLSFLVCGLLGMWVPTMQTLALMTVAVLASAVLGLLLGLAGGLSDRTFRVLRPVLDTMQVLPAFAYLLPVVLVFGIGVPGAVLATVVYAAPPMARLTALGLRGADAGVMEAVASLGATGRQRLLSARLPLARKELLLGLNQTIMMALSMAVIASVIGAGGLGDRVYQALSSVDVGAALAAGIPIVLLAVVLDRTTEAAGRKAGTEPTGPAPLRGVRGWGLAALIAVAVTVVGRFTGGRIWPEGGVVAIAEPVNTAKDWMVDHLYTGIPVIGGTADWAAHFTSWVLNPLRDGLQGLPWWAALLIVAALAWTIGTWRTALTAVLAMAAIGVLGVWDLSMDTLSQVIAAVAVTLVLGFGIAVGAARSRRLERLLRPVLDVFQTMPQFVYLIPVVALFGVGRAPAAAAAVVYALPAVVRITTQGLRGVDPAAMECARSLGATSGQQLRQVQIPLARPALLLAVNQGVVLVLAVVIIGGLVGSGALGYEVVFGLAQGDLATGLVAGAAIVCLGLMLDRVTQPTARRQRKES, encoded by the coding sequence ATGGCCACCGCCCAAGCCACTGCCCGTACCGCCTCCGGCCCCCCGGGGAGCCGCTCGCTCGCCGCGATGCGCGACCGGCCGGCCCTCGGCAAGATCCTCCTGCTTCTGGTGATCGCCGCCGTGGCCGTACCCTTCGCGCACGCCCGCTGGGGCGGTGGGGTCTGGCCCGGCGCCCTGACCGTCGACCTGAGCGGGCCGCTCGGCGAGGTCAACGACTGGATCATCGGCAACCGCGACAGCCATCCGCTGTTCCTCCACTTCTTCGGCCACATCAGCAACGCCGTCGTCCTGTCGGTGCGCGGGGTCTACCTGGCGCTGCTCGCCCTCGGCTGGGCCGGTGTCACCGCCGTCGCCGCGCTCGTCGCCTGGAGGACGGCCGGATGGCGCCTCGCGCTGACAGCCGGGCTGTCCTTCCTCGTCTGCGGGCTGCTCGGCATGTGGGTGCCGACCATGCAGACCCTCGCCCTCATGACCGTCGCGGTGCTCGCCTCCGCGGTGCTGGGCCTGCTCCTCGGACTCGCCGGCGGCCTCTCGGACCGTACGTTCAGAGTCCTGCGCCCCGTCCTGGACACCATGCAGGTGCTGCCCGCCTTCGCCTATCTGCTGCCCGTCGTGCTGGTCTTCGGCATCGGTGTGCCCGGCGCGGTCCTCGCGACCGTCGTCTACGCGGCACCCCCGATGGCCCGGCTCACCGCACTCGGACTGCGCGGAGCCGACGCGGGCGTCATGGAAGCCGTCGCCTCGCTCGGCGCGACCGGCCGCCAGCGCCTGCTGAGCGCGCGGCTGCCGCTGGCCCGCAAGGAACTGCTCCTCGGCCTCAACCAGACCATCATGATGGCGCTGTCCATGGCCGTCATCGCGTCCGTCATCGGTGCCGGCGGTCTCGGCGACCGCGTCTACCAGGCGCTTTCGTCCGTCGACGTCGGCGCGGCGCTCGCCGCGGGCATCCCGATCGTGCTGCTGGCCGTCGTCCTGGACCGCACGACCGAGGCGGCCGGCCGGAAGGCCGGCACGGAACCCACCGGCCCTGCCCCCCTGCGCGGGGTGCGCGGCTGGGGGCTCGCCGCGCTGATCGCCGTGGCCGTCACCGTCGTGGGCCGCTTCACCGGCGGCCGGATCTGGCCCGAGGGCGGCGTCGTCGCCATCGCCGAACCGGTCAACACGGCCAAGGACTGGATGGTCGACCACCTCTACACCGGCATCCCCGTCATCGGCGGAACCGCCGACTGGGCCGCCCACTTCACCAGCTGGGTCCTCAACCCGCTCCGCGACGGACTGCAGGGCCTGCCCTGGTGGGCCGCGCTGCTGATCGTCGCCGCCCTCGCCTGGACCATCGGCACCTGGCGCACCGCGCTCACCGCAGTCCTCGCCATGGCCGCCATCGGGGTCCTCGGCGTGTGGGACCTGTCGATGGACACACTCAGCCAGGTCATCGCCGCCGTCGCCGTCACGCTGGTCCTGGGCTTCGGTATCGCCGTCGGCGCCGCCCGCAGCCGGCGCCTGGAACGGCTGCTGCGCCCGGTCCTGGACGTCTTCCAGACGATGCCGCAGTTCGTCTACCTGATCCCGGTCGTCGCCCTCTTCGGTGTGGGACGGGCCCCCGCAGCTGCGGCGGCTGTCGTCTACGCGCTGCCCGCCGTCGTCCGCATCACGACCCAGGGACTGCGGGGCGTCGACCCCGCCGCCATGGAGTGCGCCCGCTCGCTCGGCGCCACCAGCGGCCAGCAACTGCGCCAGGTCCAGATCCCGCTGGCCAGGCCCGCACTGCTGCTGGCCGTCAACCAGGGGGTCGTCCTGGTCCTCGCCGTCGTCATCATCGGCGGGCTCGTGGGCTCCGGCGCGCTCGGCTACGAGGTCGTGTTCGGCCTGGCCCAGGGGGACCTGGCCACCGGTCTGGTCGCCGGCGCCGCCATCGTCTGTCTGGGGCTGATGCTGGACCGTGTCACCCAGCCCACCGCCCGCCGCCAGCGGAAGGAGAGCTGA
- a CDS encoding ABC transporter substrate-binding protein produces MARTRTRARLRTSATVASAGALLAVTGCGAADMTKQASPFAAPADIRTVTLSVQSWVGAQANVAVAQKILADELGYRVDLVQTDEVPAWDALSQGRVDAILEDWGHPEQEQLYVKDKKTIVPGGDLGVTGHIGWYVPKYWADEHPDVTNWKNLDKYADELRTPESGDKGQLMDGSPSYVTNDKALVKNLGLDYKVVFAGSEAAQITQMQQFAKEKKPFLSYWYQPQWLFNEVPMVEVKLPEYSDACAAKDPADIDCAYPTTPLQKYLNADFSKRGGDAAAFLKKFKWSEKDQNEVSELIASERLSPDEAADRWIEEHPATWKKWLDR; encoded by the coding sequence ATGGCTCGCACCCGGACCCGCGCCCGCCTCCGTACGTCCGCGACAGTGGCCTCGGCCGGCGCGCTGCTGGCCGTCACCGGCTGCGGCGCGGCGGACATGACCAAGCAGGCCTCCCCGTTCGCGGCCCCGGCGGACATCAGGACCGTCACCCTCTCCGTCCAGTCCTGGGTCGGAGCGCAGGCCAACGTGGCCGTCGCGCAGAAGATCCTGGCGGACGAACTGGGCTACCGCGTCGACCTCGTCCAGACGGACGAGGTACCCGCCTGGGACGCCCTCAGCCAGGGCCGGGTGGACGCCATCCTGGAGGACTGGGGCCATCCGGAGCAGGAGCAGTTGTACGTCAAGGACAAGAAGACCATCGTCCCCGGCGGCGACCTCGGGGTCACGGGTCACATCGGCTGGTACGTCCCCAAGTACTGGGCGGACGAGCACCCCGACGTCACGAACTGGAAGAACCTCGACAAGTACGCCGACGAGCTGCGTACCCCGGAGAGCGGTGACAAGGGCCAGCTCATGGACGGTTCGCCGTCCTACGTCACCAACGACAAGGCGCTGGTGAAGAACCTCGGCCTCGACTACAAGGTCGTGTTCGCCGGCTCCGAGGCCGCGCAGATCACCCAGATGCAGCAGTTCGCCAAGGAGAAGAAGCCCTTCCTCAGCTACTGGTACCAGCCGCAGTGGCTGTTCAACGAGGTGCCGATGGTCGAGGTGAAGCTCCCGGAGTACTCCGACGCCTGCGCGGCCAAGGACCCGGCGGACATCGACTGCGCGTACCCCACGACCCCGCTCCAGAAGTACCTCAACGCCGACTTCTCGAAGCGGGGCGGGGACGCCGCGGCCTTCCTGAAGAAGTTCAAGTGGTCGGAGAAGGACCAGAACGAGGTGTCCGAACTGATCGCCTCCGAGCGGCTGTCACCCGACGAGGCGGCGGACCGCTGGATCGAGGAGCACCCGGCCACCTGGAAGAAGTGGCTGGACCGGTGA
- a CDS encoding ABC transporter ATP-binding protein, with the protein MDMEVTAWHSLHSTMNAQKDRRPFSRATLHRIAAFARPHRGRILRFLLLSVVTALSAVATPVLAGRVVDAIVRGERAGTVAWIALLIALIAVAEAGLGLLVRWLSATLGEGLILDLRTAVFDHVQRMPVAFFTRTRTGALVSRLNNDVIGAQRAFSNTLSGVVSNLVTLLLTLAVMLTISWQITLLALVLLPVFVVPARRLGARMADLQREAADHNATMGTQMTERFSAPGATLIKLFGRPADESAEFAARAGRVRDIGVRTAMLQSTFITALTLVSALALALVYGLGGYYALRGSLEPGAVVALALLLTRLYAPLTALAGARVEVMSALVSFERVFEILDLKPLIAEKPDARRVPEGPVSVEFEGVSFGYPSADKVSLASLEEVATLDSGSGAQVLHDVSFTAEPGRMVALVGSSGAGKSTIAQLLPRLYDTDAGAVRLNGVDVRDLTADSIRETLGMVTQDGHLFHESVRANLLLARPEATEEEIWDALRRSRLDGLVASLPDGLDTIVGERGYRLSGGERQRLTIARLLLARQRVVILDEATAHLDSTSEAAVQEALAEALEGRTAVVIAHRLSTVRAADLILVVEDGRVVERGTHETLMGLGGRYEELHRTQFERPGTEATVRSAP; encoded by the coding sequence ATGGACATGGAAGTCACCGCGTGGCATTCACTGCACAGCACGATGAACGCGCAGAAGGACCGCAGGCCGTTCTCCCGGGCCACACTTCACCGCATCGCGGCATTCGCCCGGCCGCACCGGGGCAGGATCCTCCGCTTCCTGCTCCTCAGCGTGGTCACCGCGCTGTCGGCGGTGGCCACACCGGTGCTGGCGGGCCGCGTCGTCGACGCGATCGTGCGGGGCGAGCGGGCCGGGACGGTCGCGTGGATCGCCCTGCTCATCGCCCTGATCGCGGTGGCCGAGGCCGGGCTCGGGCTCCTCGTCCGCTGGCTGTCGGCGACCCTGGGCGAGGGGCTGATCCTCGATCTGCGTACCGCGGTGTTCGACCACGTCCAGCGGATGCCCGTCGCCTTCTTCACCCGCACCAGGACCGGCGCGCTGGTCAGCCGGCTCAACAACGACGTGATCGGCGCCCAGCGGGCGTTCAGCAACACCCTTTCCGGTGTCGTCTCCAACCTTGTCACCCTGCTGCTGACCCTTGCCGTGATGCTCACGATCTCCTGGCAGATCACGCTGCTCGCCCTGGTGCTGTTGCCGGTGTTCGTCGTCCCCGCCCGCCGGCTGGGCGCGCGGATGGCGGACCTCCAGCGGGAGGCCGCCGACCACAACGCCACCATGGGCACCCAGATGACCGAACGCTTCTCGGCCCCGGGCGCGACGCTCATCAAGCTCTTCGGACGCCCGGCCGACGAGTCCGCCGAATTCGCCGCCCGCGCGGGACGGGTGCGTGACATCGGCGTCCGCACGGCGATGCTCCAGTCCACCTTCATCACGGCACTCACCCTCGTGTCGGCCCTCGCCCTGGCCCTGGTCTACGGACTCGGCGGCTACTACGCGCTGCGCGGCAGCCTGGAACCCGGCGCCGTCGTCGCCCTCGCCCTGCTCCTCACCCGGCTCTACGCACCGCTGACGGCACTGGCCGGGGCGCGGGTAGAGGTGATGAGCGCCCTGGTCAGCTTCGAGCGGGTCTTCGAGATCCTCGACCTCAAGCCGCTGATCGCGGAGAAGCCAGACGCCCGCCGCGTCCCGGAGGGGCCGGTCTCCGTGGAGTTCGAGGGGGTCTCCTTCGGCTACCCCTCCGCCGACAAGGTCTCCCTAGCCTCGCTCGAGGAGGTCGCCACGCTGGACTCGGGAAGCGGCGCCCAGGTGCTGCACGACGTCTCCTTCACGGCGGAGCCCGGCCGGATGGTCGCACTCGTGGGATCCTCCGGAGCCGGGAAGTCGACGATCGCCCAGCTGCTCCCCCGGCTGTACGACACCGACGCGGGGGCCGTACGCCTCAACGGCGTCGACGTACGCGACCTGACGGCCGATTCGATCCGGGAGACGCTCGGCATGGTCACGCAGGACGGGCACCTCTTCCACGAGTCGGTGCGCGCCAACCTCCTGCTCGCCCGGCCGGAGGCCACCGAGGAGGAGATCTGGGACGCGTTGCGCCGCTCCCGTCTGGACGGTCTCGTCGCGTCACTGCCCGACGGACTGGACACGATCGTCGGCGAGCGCGGCTACCGGCTCTCCGGCGGCGAACGCCAGCGGCTGACCATCGCCCGTCTGCTGCTGGCCCGTCAGCGGGTCGTGATCCTGGACGAGGCGACCGCCCACCTCGACTCGACCTCGGAGGCCGCCGTCCAGGAGGCACTGGCCGAGGCCCTGGAGGGGCGTACCGCGGTGGTGATCGCCCACCGGCTGTCGACGGTGCGGGCCGCGGACCTGATCCTGGTCGTCGAGGACGGCCGGGTGGTCGAACGCGGCACGCACGAGACGCTGATGGGCCTCGGAGGCCGGTACGAGGAGCTGCACCGGACCCAGTTCGAGCGGCCGGGGACGGAGGCGACCGTCCGGTCGGCCCCCTGA
- a CDS encoding FtsX-like permease family protein, translated as MRSDIRIAWILTRGSERREWWRISLTALGALLATGFALGAVTVAAVSGQVSIPYAHGLLNHPGEREGVVFTLVLLLVPVLGFFGQCARIGAVHRHRRMAGLRLAGATPGQVRRIAAVESGFACLAGSTAGFAAFAVLLTVPDHTPPPGAWAGFVAVVLAIPVVAALVSVFALRHVVASPLGHVRRTRPGQGRRAASASLLAVGLMAAAGLLHLSPAGRSVKPFALLVLGLVLLTGAGSVWVAGAFAAFMGRRLTLRAKSPAVLVAASRLAHDPYEAARSHAALLLVTVVGVGFVGVREVLLADLGEGGHQPENLSFYTTGIALAGSAVLIAVAISLCGLAVGTAESLATRRRGLAAQAAAGVPHRVLAVAALLETALPLAPALLLAGAGGAVVHLAYATGVGTGFVPVLPLLVPVAVYVACLLAAVTSLPLLRRMAHPAELRFT; from the coding sequence GTGAGATCTGACATCCGTATCGCCTGGATCCTCACGCGGGGCTCGGAACGCCGCGAGTGGTGGAGGATCTCCCTCACCGCACTCGGGGCCCTGCTCGCCACGGGCTTCGCACTCGGCGCGGTGACAGTCGCCGCCGTGTCGGGGCAGGTTTCGATCCCCTACGCGCACGGCCTGCTGAACCACCCCGGCGAGCGCGAGGGTGTGGTGTTCACGCTCGTGCTCCTGCTGGTCCCGGTGCTGGGCTTCTTCGGCCAGTGCGCGCGCATCGGCGCCGTGCACCGTCATCGGCGTATGGCCGGCCTGCGGCTCGCCGGGGCGACTCCCGGACAGGTGCGGAGAATCGCGGCCGTGGAGTCCGGGTTCGCCTGCCTGGCAGGCTCGACGGCCGGTTTCGCGGCGTTCGCCGTGCTCCTCACCGTGCCGGATCACACTCCGCCTCCGGGGGCCTGGGCGGGTTTCGTGGCGGTCGTTCTCGCAATTCCGGTGGTCGCCGCGCTGGTCAGCGTCTTCGCCCTGCGCCATGTGGTCGCTTCGCCCCTCGGTCATGTGCGCAGGACACGTCCTGGCCAGGGGCGCCGGGCAGCGTCGGCCTCCCTGCTGGCGGTCGGGCTCATGGCTGCGGCGGGGCTGCTCCATCTGTCCCCGGCAGGCAGAAGCGTGAAGCCGTTCGCGCTTCTGGTTCTCGGCCTGGTGCTCCTCACGGGGGCCGGTTCGGTCTGGGTGGCCGGGGCGTTCGCCGCATTCATGGGCCGCCGTCTCACCCTCCGCGCGAAGAGCCCGGCGGTGCTCGTCGCGGCGAGCCGCCTCGCGCACGATCCCTACGAGGCCGCGCGGTCCCACGCCGCGTTGCTGCTGGTCACCGTCGTGGGCGTCGGCTTCGTGGGGGTGCGCGAGGTGCTGCTGGCAGACCTGGGGGAGGGCGGTCACCAGCCGGAGAACCTCTCCTTCTACACCACCGGCATCGCCCTCGCCGGATCCGCTGTGCTGATCGCCGTGGCGATCAGCCTCTGCGGTCTCGCCGTCGGCACCGCGGAGTCGCTCGCCACCCGCCGCAGGGGCCTCGCGGCCCAGGCTGCCGCCGGGGTACCCCACAGGGTCCTGGCCGTGGCCGCGCTCCTGGAGACCGCGCTCCCACTGGCGCCCGCACTCCTGCTCGCGGGCGCCGGGGGAGCGGTGGTCCACCTGGCGTACGCCACCGGCGTAGGCACCGGTTTCGTACCCGTGCTGCCGCTGCTCGTCCCCGTCGCGGTCTACGTGGCGTGCCTGCTGGCCGCGGTGACGTCGTTGCCGCTCCTGCGGCGCATGGCGCACCCGGCGGAGCTGCGGTTCACCTAG
- a CDS encoding ABC transporter ATP-binding protein: protein MSTREERPSTEAAALISARGLRKSYGRTEALRGASLDLHEGEILAVTGTSGSGKSTLLHCLSGIVRPDEGVVTYGSEQLGRLPEQRLSELRRRDFGVVFQFGQLIPELTALDNVALPLLLSGIRRGQANEKAGEWLERFGVRGQAGLHPGEMSGGQSQRVALARALVTEPRAVFADEPTGALDSLAGEQVMTALVHTARESSTAVLLITHDAQIAAYADREVGLRDGIVHPAAADAPSREAVRREI from the coding sequence ATGAGCACACGGGAAGAACGGCCGTCCACGGAGGCGGCCGCGCTGATCTCGGCGCGCGGTCTGCGGAAGTCCTACGGAAGGACCGAGGCGTTGCGGGGCGCCTCCCTCGACCTCCACGAGGGCGAGATCCTGGCCGTCACCGGCACGAGCGGCAGCGGCAAGTCCACCCTGCTGCACTGCCTGTCGGGGATCGTCCGGCCCGACGAAGGAGTCGTCACCTACGGGAGCGAACAGCTCGGCCGGCTGCCCGAGCAACGGCTCAGCGAGCTCCGGCGCCGCGACTTCGGGGTGGTGTTCCAGTTCGGACAGCTGATCCCGGAGCTCACCGCGCTCGACAACGTGGCGCTGCCGCTGCTGCTCTCCGGGATTCGCCGCGGACAGGCGAACGAGAAAGCCGGGGAGTGGCTGGAGCGCTTCGGCGTACGAGGACAGGCGGGCCTGCACCCCGGCGAGATGAGCGGCGGCCAGAGCCAACGGGTGGCGCTGGCAAGGGCCTTGGTCACCGAGCCCAGGGCGGTCTTCGCGGACGAGCCGACCGGGGCGCTCGACTCGCTCGCCGGGGAACAGGTGATGACGGCCCTGGTGCACACCGCCAGGGAGTCGTCCACGGCGGTGCTGCTGATCACCCATGACGCGCAGATCGCGGCGTACGCGGACCGCGAGGTGGGGCTGCGGGACGGGATCGTCCACCCCGCCGCAGCCGATGCCCCGAGCCGGGAGGCCGTCCGCCGTGAGATCTGA
- a CDS encoding PadR family transcriptional regulator, whose translation MSTRHVLLGLLAAGPSHGYDLKRQYDTRFPQARPLAYGQVYTTLQRLVRDGLAAVDGTGSDGGPERTLYRSTGEGAHELARWAEEVTAPAPFVTNEIFAKVVVSILVAAAATRTDRDGPEPDAAAHLRAQRAAHMERMRELTALKTAPDADLSTVLAADYALAHLDADVRWMTTTSARIDTLTAEVNAT comes from the coding sequence ATGAGCACCCGTCATGTCCTCCTGGGCCTGCTCGCAGCCGGCCCCTCCCACGGCTACGACCTGAAGCGGCAGTACGACACGCGCTTCCCGCAGGCTCGTCCGCTCGCCTACGGGCAGGTCTACACAACCCTGCAACGCCTCGTGCGGGACGGTCTGGCCGCCGTCGACGGCACCGGTTCCGACGGCGGTCCTGAGCGCACCCTCTACCGCTCGACAGGCGAAGGCGCACACGAACTGGCCCGGTGGGCCGAGGAGGTCACCGCCCCCGCCCCCTTCGTGACGAACGAGATCTTCGCCAAGGTCGTCGTCTCGATCCTCGTCGCCGCGGCAGCCACACGCACGGACCGGGACGGACCGGAGCCGGACGCCGCGGCGCACCTCAGGGCCCAGCGCGCCGCCCACATGGAGCGGATGCGCGAACTCACCGCACTCAAGACCGCGCCGGACGCCGATCTCAGCACGGTGCTGGCCGCCGACTACGCCCTTGCCCATCTCGACGCCGACGTGCGGTGGATGACCACCACCTCGGCCCGCATCGACACACTGACAGCGGAGGTCAACGCAACATGA
- a CDS encoding zinc-binding dehydrogenase, with product MKAAVVDSVGGGFALQDVDIAEPLGREVLVEVRASGLCHTDLTVATHAFADFPTPVVLGHEMAGVVGGLGPEARAFAVGDHVVGCLVQWCGSCPACVDGRAYQCGRPGTTLRDPVRDAPRLSRAGRPVTQGMGLGGFAQHALVHENQLTAVPRRLPFAPAALLGCGVLTGAGSVLNGARVRAGETVAVIGAGGVGLNAVGAARIAGASRIVAIDVRDAKLRRARAFGATDVVNSATTDAVTAVRELTGGGVRHAFDVVGVAATTEQALRMTALGGGVYVVGLAGSGGDLKLSLPRLLLEQKSIQGLIMGSGNPRRDIPRYADLYLQGRLDLDALVSRQIALGEIDTGYASLRDPEVARVVITSF from the coding sequence GTGAAGGCCGCAGTGGTGGACTCGGTGGGCGGGGGGTTCGCACTCCAGGACGTCGACATCGCCGAACCCCTGGGGCGCGAGGTCCTGGTGGAGGTGAGGGCGTCCGGTCTCTGCCACACCGACCTCACCGTCGCCACCCATGCCTTCGCGGACTTCCCCACTCCCGTGGTCCTGGGACACGAGATGGCCGGCGTCGTGGGCGGCCTCGGCCCGGAAGCCCGCGCGTTCGCGGTCGGCGACCACGTCGTGGGCTGCCTGGTCCAGTGGTGCGGCAGCTGCCCGGCGTGCGTGGACGGCAGGGCGTACCAGTGCGGCAGGCCCGGGACCACGCTGCGCGATCCGGTGCGCGACGCGCCACGGCTCAGCCGCGCCGGCCGGCCCGTCACCCAGGGGATGGGGCTGGGCGGCTTCGCCCAGCACGCCCTTGTCCACGAGAACCAGCTGACCGCCGTCCCTCGTCGGCTGCCCTTCGCCCCTGCCGCCCTGCTGGGGTGCGGCGTGCTGACCGGCGCGGGATCCGTCCTCAACGGCGCGCGCGTCCGGGCGGGCGAGACCGTGGCCGTGATCGGCGCCGGGGGTGTCGGGCTGAACGCGGTCGGCGCGGCGAGGATCGCCGGGGCCTCCCGCATCGTCGCGATCGACGTGCGGGACGCCAAACTGCGGCGTGCGCGGGCGTTCGGTGCGACGGACGTGGTCAACTCCGCCACCACGGACGCCGTCACGGCCGTACGTGAACTGACCGGCGGCGGCGTCCGGCACGCGTTCGACGTCGTCGGCGTCGCCGCGACCACCGAACAGGCGCTGCGCATGACGGCCCTCGGTGGCGGCGTGTACGTCGTGGGGCTGGCGGGGAGCGGAGGCGACCTGAAGTTGTCGCTGCCCCGGCTGCTGCTGGAACAGAAGAGCATCCAGGGGCTGATCATGGGATCGGGGAACCCGCGGCGCGACATCCCCCGTTACGCGGACCTGTACCTCCAGGGACGCCTGGACCTCGACGCCCTCGTCTCCCGGCAGATCGCCCTGGGCGAGATCGACACCGGTTACGCCTCCCTCCGGGACCCCGAGGTGGCACGGGTCGTCATCACGTCCTTCTGA
- a CDS encoding low temperature requirement protein A translates to MSQSQSAFGAWRRPMVARTAGEQHRTATALELFFDLCFVTAVAQASGAFEHELAEGHIGDGVLGYAMVFFAIWWAWMNFTWFASAYDTDDVPYRLLTLVQITGALVVAAGAAEALQQEDFTVITWGYVIMRLAMVTQWLRAARSDPERRRSCVRYAVGILVVQVGWVARLALPEDWGLPAFAVLVLAEIAVPAWAESAAMTTWHPHHIAERYGLFTLIVLGETMTAATVAVRTALDDEAALGDIATLVVGGVLTVFALWWLYFSQNAPQRLTGLKAALLWGYGHYLVFASAAAVGAGLAVNVAHTTGHGHLSDHAAAATFTVPVAVFITLVWLLHHRGEELRSRNDLIHPVAVLTVLAMTFTPAPVLATGIVSAVLVAATLVVAARARGGADAAR, encoded by the coding sequence ATGAGTCAGTCACAATCCGCCTTCGGCGCATGGCGCCGGCCGATGGTCGCCCGCACCGCGGGCGAGCAGCACCGCACGGCCACCGCGCTCGAGCTGTTCTTCGACCTGTGTTTCGTCACCGCCGTGGCCCAGGCGTCGGGCGCCTTCGAGCACGAACTCGCCGAGGGACACATCGGGGACGGGGTCCTCGGCTACGCGATGGTCTTCTTCGCGATCTGGTGGGCCTGGATGAACTTCACCTGGTTCGCCTCCGCGTACGACACCGACGACGTCCCGTACCGGCTGCTCACCCTGGTCCAGATCACCGGTGCGCTCGTCGTGGCCGCCGGCGCGGCCGAAGCCCTCCAGCAGGAGGACTTCACCGTCATCACCTGGGGCTACGTCATCATGCGGCTCGCCATGGTCACCCAGTGGCTGCGCGCCGCACGCTCCGACCCCGAACGCCGGCGCTCCTGCGTGCGTTACGCGGTCGGCATCCTGGTCGTGCAGGTCGGCTGGGTCGCCCGGCTGGCCCTGCCGGAAGACTGGGGCCTGCCGGCGTTCGCCGTCCTGGTCCTGGCCGAGATCGCCGTCCCCGCGTGGGCCGAGAGCGCGGCCATGACCACCTGGCACCCCCACCACATCGCCGAACGGTACGGGCTGTTCACCCTCATCGTGCTGGGCGAGACCATGACCGCGGCCACTGTGGCCGTCCGTACCGCCCTCGACGACGAGGCCGCGCTCGGCGACATCGCGACCCTGGTCGTCGGCGGCGTACTCACCGTCTTCGCCCTGTGGTGGCTGTACTTCTCGCAGAACGCGCCGCAACGGCTCACCGGCCTCAAGGCGGCGCTCCTGTGGGGCTACGGTCACTACCTCGTCTTCGCCTCGGCCGCCGCGGTCGGCGCCGGACTCGCGGTCAACGTCGCCCACACCACCGGTCACGGTCACCTCTCCGACCACGCCGCCGCCGCGACGTTCACCGTGCCGGTGGCCGTGTTCATCACCCTCGTGTGGCTGTTGCACCACCGTGGGGAGGAACTCCGCAGCCGCAACGACCTCATCCATCCCGTGGCCGTCCTCACGGTGCTGGCGATGACGTTCACCCCTGCCCCGGTCCTCGCCACCGGCATCGTCTCCGCCGTGCTCGTCGCCGCCACGCTCGTGGTGGCGGCGCGAGCGCGCGGCGGGGCGGACGCGGCTAGGTGA
- a CDS encoding DUF4334 domain-containing protein yields MGIDEARTRFAVLRAEDSAVPAEELDAVWAALPTVRVEEILGEWKGSEFDTGHPLNGMLQKAGWYGKRFLSAGDAKPLMMRGEDGLLHSDTELGKGEASLWMVEFRGESTATMVYDGQPVFDHFKAVDDHTLMGIMNRKGVGADGPFYYFALERV; encoded by the coding sequence ATGGGCATCGACGAGGCACGGACCCGGTTCGCCGTCCTGCGCGCCGAGGACTCCGCCGTGCCGGCCGAGGAACTCGACGCGGTCTGGGCCGCGTTGCCCACCGTCCGCGTGGAGGAGATCCTCGGGGAGTGGAAGGGCAGTGAGTTCGACACCGGACATCCGCTCAACGGGATGCTGCAGAAGGCCGGTTGGTACGGCAAGAGGTTCCTCTCGGCAGGCGACGCCAAGCCGCTCATGATGCGCGGTGAGGACGGCCTGCTCCACAGCGACACCGAACTCGGCAAGGGTGAGGCGAGCCTGTGGATGGTCGAGTTCCGGGGGGAGTCGACGGCCACCATGGTCTACGACGGTCAGCCGGTGTTCGATCATTTCAAGGCGGTCGACGACCACACCCTCATGGGCATCATGAACCGCAAGGGCGTCGGCGCCGACGGCCCCTTCTACTACTTCGCCCTCGAACGAGTCTGA
- a CDS encoding VOC family protein yields the protein MAGEISFFELGVADPERARTFYARLFGWTFEPGTTEGGGYAIRTQGSRGGVHGGDPGAGPYVFFRVDDMRTAVALVRALGGTVAEDADAGGDEDAVARFGRFRLCHDDQGSPFGLHQPPDGF from the coding sequence ATGGCCGGAGAGATCTCGTTCTTCGAACTGGGCGTCGCCGACCCCGAGCGGGCCCGGACCTTCTACGCGAGGCTCTTCGGATGGACCTTCGAGCCCGGGACGACGGAGGGTGGTGGATACGCGATCCGCACCCAGGGGAGTCGTGGCGGGGTGCACGGAGGGGACCCCGGCGCAGGCCCGTACGTCTTCTTCCGGGTGGACGACATGCGGACGGCCGTCGCTCTCGTACGCGCGCTCGGCGGCACGGTCGCGGAGGACGCCGATGCGGGCGGTGACGAGGATGCCGTCGCCCGCTTCGGCCGTTTCCGGCTGTGCCACGACGATCAGGGCTCCCCGTTCGGCCTGCACCAGCCTCCGGACGGGTTCTGA